From Carya illinoinensis cultivar Pawnee chromosome 5, C.illinoinensisPawnee_v1, whole genome shotgun sequence, one genomic window encodes:
- the LOC122309321 gene encoding uncharacterized protein At4g15970, protein MLPEQPATLILRNFLILVAVSLSCVILFRASDFVRFLPRFQFSTSGPASSFPFNFSSAFDDLPPAGEGYRLEKVLKDAAMEDRTVIITAINEAWAAPNSVIDLFLESFKIGDQTRRLLNHLVIIALDQKAFARCLVIHTHCFSLVSDGIDFRREAYFMTPDYLKMMWKRIDFLRSVLDMGYNFVFTDANVMWFRDPFPKFYLDADFQIACDFFLGSSDDVHNRPNGGFNYVKSNNRSVEFYKFWYSSHETFPGYHDQDVLNIIKSHPFILDIGLKMKFLDTAYFGGLCEPSKDLNKVCTMHANCCFGLDSKLHDLRIMLQDWKQFISLPPSLKRSSNLYWKVPQNCRCINEHF, encoded by the exons ATGCTGCCCGAACAGCCGGCCACCCTAATCCTCCGCAACTTTCTTATCTTGGTCGCCGTCTCTCTCTCCTGCGTGATTCTCTTCCGAGCTTCTGACTTCGTCCGGTTCCTCCCACGCTTCCAATTTTCCACCTCCGGTCCCGCCTCTTCTTTTCCATTCAACTTCTCCTCTGCCTTCGACGATTTACCTCCG GCTGGTGAAGGATATAGGCTTGAAAAGGTTTTGAAGGATGCTGCCATGGAAGACAGGACTGTTATCATAACAGCTATAAATGAAGCGTGGGCAGCTCCAAATTCGGTGATCGATCTCTTTCTAGAGAGCTTTAAAATTGGAGATCAAACCCGTAGACTTTTGAACCATTTGGTGATTATTGCCTTGGATCAAAAGGCATTTGCGCGTTGTCTCGTGATACATACACACTGCTTTTCTCTTGTCAGTGATGGAATCGATTTTCGTCGTGAGGCTTACTTTATGACCCCTGATTACTTAAAGATGATGTGGAAAAGGATTGATTTCCTGCGCTCTGTTCTTGATATGGGCTACAATTTTGTTTTCACG GATGCTAATGTCATGTGGTTCAGAGACCCATTTCCTAAATTTTACTTGGATGCGGATTTCCAAATAGCCTGTGATTTTTTCTTGGGGAGCTCTGATGATGTACATAACAGACCCAATGGAGGCTTTAACTATGTAAAATCAAATAATCGGTCGGTAGAATTCTACAAATTCTGGTACTCTTCGCATGAAACTTTTCCTGGATACCATGATCAGGATGTCCTCAATATCATCAAGTCTCATCCCTTCATCCTAGATATTGGACTAAAGATGAAATTCTTGGACACTGCGTATTTTGGTGGGCTTTGTGAACCTAGCAAAGATTTGAACAAAGTTTGTACAATGCACGCAAATTGTTGCTTTGGCCTAGACAGCAAGCTCCATGATCTAAGGATTATGCTCCAGGATTGGAAGCAATTTATATCTTTGCCACCAAGTTTGAAGAGATCGTCAAATTTGTACTGGAAGGTTCCTCAGAATTGCAGGTGCATTAATGAACATTTCTAA